Proteins found in one Panicum hallii strain FIL2 chromosome 4, PHallii_v3.1, whole genome shotgun sequence genomic segment:
- the LOC112890293 gene encoding peroxidase P7-like — protein sequence MSPSRIASWLVPLMILCVILASTAAKGDHRLSVSYYDKTCPSAQSIVQSVMASRVAADQTMAPAVLRLFFHDCFVNGCDASVLLDDATPFFKSEKDAEPNDSLRGFDVIDEIKSHLEHSCPATVSCADILALASRDAVALLGGPTWNVQLGRKDSRGANKYAAEEKDLPSPTANLTELIAKFAEFGLDATDLVALSGAHTIGSARCHHYKERVYGYDGQGGANIDPSFAELRRQTCQAGDDARAPFDEQTPMRFDNAYYRDLVARRGLLTSDQELYGCGSPLDHLVERYSEDGEVFARDFAKAMVKMGKIPPPPGMPVEVRLTCRKVNY from the exons ATGTCGCCGTCGAGGATCGCTTCTTGGCTTGTCCCGCTGATGATCCTCTGCGTCATTCTCGCGTCCACCGCCGCCAAGGGTGACCACCGTCTCTCCGTCAGCTACTACGACAAGACCTGCCCCAGCGCGCAGAGCATTGTACAGTCCGTGATGGCGTCCAGGGTCGCCGCCGACCAGACGATGGCCCCCGCCGTGCTCCGCCTCTTCTTCCACGACTGCTTCGTCAAC GGATGCGACGCCTCGGTCCTCCTGGACGACGCCACGCCCTTCTTCAAGAGCGAGAAGGACGCCGAGCCCAACGACTCGCTCCGCGGCTTCGACGTGATCGACGAGATCAAGTCCCACCTCGAGCACTCCTGCCCGGCCACCGTCTCCTGCGCCGACATCCTCGCCCTGGCCTCCAGGGACGCCGTCGCCCTACtcggcggcccgacgtggaaCGTACAGCTCGGACGCAAGGACTCGCGCGGCGCCAACAAGTACGCCGCCGAGGAGAAGGACCTCCCCAGCCCTACAGCCAACCTCACCGAGCTCATCGCCAAGTTCGCGGAGTTCGGCCTCGACGCGACGGACCTGGTCGCGCTCTCCGGCGCGCACACCATCGGCTCGGCGCGGTGCCACCACTACAAGGAGCGCGTCTACGGCTACGACGGCCAGGGCGGCGCCAACATCGACCCCTCGTTCGCGGAGCTGCGCCGGCAGACATGCCAGGCCGGCGACGATGCCAGGGCGCCGTTCGACGAGCAGACGCCGATGAGGTTCGACAACGCCTACTACCGGGACCtggtggcgcggcgcggcctcCTCACCTCCGACCAGGAGCTCTACGGCTGCGGCAGCCCGCTGGACCATCTAGTGGAGAGGTACAGCGAGGACGGCGAGGTGTTTGCGAGAGACTTCGCCAAGGCGATGGTGAAGATGGGCAAAATTCCACCGCCACCGGGGATGCCGGTGGAGGTGAGACTCACCTGCCGTAAGGTCAACTATtga